One part of the Hyphomicrobiales bacterium genome encodes these proteins:
- a CDS encoding phosphoserine transaminase, with protein MSTAMPGTRPVNPHFSSGPCAKRPGWTLDGLQDAALGRSHRSSVGKSKLKEAIDKTRAILDVPDDYRIGIVPASDTGAVEMAMWSLLGARPVTMVAWESFGAGWVTDVVKQLKLDATKVEAAYGALPDMAAIDYNTDVVFTWNGTTSGVRMPNGDAIAADRQGLTICDATSAAFAQDLPFDKLDAVTFSWQKVLGGEAAHGVLILSPRAVERLESHTPAWPLPKIFRLTKGGKLIEGIFKGETINTPSMLCVEDYLDALNWAESIGGLKGLIARADANADVIDTFVQATPWIDYLAEGRETRSNTSVCVKIVDPDILALDHAAQAAFAKAIAKRLEAEGVALDIAGYRDAPAGLRIWAGGTIEASDMEALMPWLDWAFALEKAALQAAA; from the coding sequence ATGAGCACTGCAATGCCCGGCACGCGGCCGGTTAATCCGCATTTTTCGTCCGGCCCCTGCGCAAAGCGCCCCGGCTGGACCCTCGACGGTCTGCAAGATGCAGCCCTCGGACGTTCTCACAGATCATCGGTCGGTAAGTCGAAGCTGAAAGAGGCGATCGACAAGACGCGTGCGATTCTGGACGTGCCGGACGATTATCGCATCGGCATCGTGCCAGCGTCCGATACGGGCGCCGTTGAGATGGCGATGTGGAGCCTGCTTGGCGCCCGCCCGGTGACCATGGTTGCCTGGGAGAGTTTTGGCGCTGGCTGGGTGACTGACGTCGTCAAGCAGCTCAAACTCGACGCCACCAAGGTCGAAGCGGCCTACGGCGCGCTGCCAGACATGGCAGCTATCGACTACAACACCGATGTCGTTTTCACTTGGAACGGCACGACCTCGGGCGTGCGCATGCCAAACGGCGATGCCATCGCCGCTGACCGCCAGGGCCTCACTATCTGCGATGCAACTTCGGCGGCATTTGCGCAGGATTTGCCATTCGACAAGCTCGATGCGGTGACCTTCTCCTGGCAGAAAGTGCTGGGTGGGGAAGCGGCCCACGGCGTTCTCATTCTCTCCCCCCGAGCGGTCGAACGTCTTGAGAGCCACACGCCGGCTTGGCCGCTGCCGAAGATCTTCCGGCTCACCAAAGGCGGGAAGCTGATCGAGGGCATCTTCAAAGGCGAGACCATCAACACGCCCTCCATGCTGTGCGTGGAAGACTATCTGGATGCGCTGAATTGGGCCGAGTCGATTGGTGGATTGAAGGGGCTCATCGCCCGCGCTGATGCCAATGCCGATGTCATCGACACCTTTGTGCAGGCAACGCCTTGGATCGACTATCTGGCAGAGGGTCGCGAAACACGCTCCAACACTTCGGTTTGCGTGAAAATCGTCGACCCGGACATTCTGGCACTCGATCATGCGGCCCAAGCGGCCTTCGCCAAGGCCATCGCCAAGCGCTTGGAAGCTGAGGGCGTGGCGCTCGATATTGCGGGCTACCGCGATGCGCCTGCTGGTCTTCGCATCTGGGCTGGAGGCACGATTGAAGCCTCCGACATGGAGGCGTTGATGCCGTGGCTCGATTGGGCGTTCGCGCTTGAGAAAGCAGCGCTCCAGGCTGCCGCCTGA
- a CDS encoding porin family protein has product MGTSKSLFIGALASTLFSGVAYAADYIPPPIVDFEPEYELEIGGNLYLRGYIGFTNQEVDELDPSRLGTAAVIDVLHAQFEAGGLVGGAVGYRLNDWFRGDISAEYRMRTAFDGLDRYDTTGDGTWDGTNDYTADKSEIVLLANAFVDMGSYHGISPYVGAGVGASYTMIDDMVDVNTPTGGVAFAGDNGEWSLAWALYAGLGFEVNDQLTLDLGYRYLHIGDAESGDVDPFTGGAVVSPVLFNGISSHDVTLGFRYALGGFGGGGGGHHYSSY; this is encoded by the coding sequence ATGGGTACATCCAAATCTCTGTTCATCGGTGCGCTCGCCTCGACCCTGTTCTCAGGGGTGGCCTATGCAGCCGACTACATTCCACCGCCAATCGTCGATTTCGAGCCGGAATATGAGCTCGAGATCGGTGGCAACCTCTACCTGCGCGGCTATATCGGCTTCACCAACCAGGAAGTTGATGAGCTGGATCCCTCGCGGCTTGGAACTGCCGCCGTGATCGACGTCTTGCACGCACAGTTCGAAGCGGGTGGTCTTGTTGGTGGCGCGGTCGGTTACAGGCTCAACGACTGGTTCCGCGGTGATATCAGTGCTGAGTATCGGATGCGCACGGCCTTTGATGGCCTGGATCGCTACGACACAACTGGCGATGGTACATGGGATGGGACCAACGACTACACCGCTGATAAATCGGAAATCGTCCTGCTTGCGAATGCCTTCGTCGATATGGGCAGTTACCACGGCATCTCGCCCTACGTCGGCGCCGGTGTTGGTGCGTCGTACACGATGATTGACGACATGGTCGATGTGAACACGCCTACTGGCGGCGTTGCTTTTGCAGGTGACAACGGCGAATGGTCGTTGGCGTGGGCTCTCTATGCTGGTCTTGGATTCGAAGTGAACGATCAGCTGACCTTGGACCTTGGATACCGTTATCTTCACATTGGCGACGCTGAATCCGGCGATGTCGATCCATTTACCGGCGGTGCAGTTGTCAGCCCAGTTCTGTTCAACGGCATTTCATCGCACGATGTAACACTCGGCTTCCGTTATGCCTTGGGCGGTTTCGGTGGCGGTGGTGGCGGACACCATTACAGCAGCTACTAA
- a CDS encoding asparaginase — protein sequence MRDVLILTTGGTIEKVHDWQTEGLGFEMGGKAQIADLLHNARCYHASLFELMMKDSLDFTDADRQAILDAVLAAEQDAIVVSQGTGTMELTARFLDGEVGKKTVVLTGAMRPHSFGRSDASFNMGGAVIAAQTLPSGVYGVMNGRAFAAADLAKNTGLGRFDVAPDAI from the coding sequence ATGCGTGACGTTCTCATCCTCACCACCGGTGGCACAATCGAGAAGGTGCATGACTGGCAGACCGAAGGCTTGGGCTTTGAGATGGGTGGCAAGGCGCAGATCGCTGATCTGTTACACAATGCGCGCTGCTATCACGCCTCGCTGTTTGAGCTGATGATGAAGGACAGTCTGGACTTCACCGATGCTGACCGGCAGGCGATTCTCGATGCAGTTCTGGCCGCCGAGCAGGATGCCATCGTCGTCAGCCAAGGCACGGGCACGATGGAGCTGACCGCGCGTTTCCTCGATGGAGAAGTGGGCAAGAAGACCGTCGTGCTCACCGGCGCCATGCGCCCGCACTCCTTTGGCCGCTCGGATGCTTCGTTCAACATGGGCGGCGCGGTGATCGCGGCGCAGACCCTGCCTTCCGGCGTTTATGGCGTGATGAACGGACGGGCGTTTGCCGCCGCTGACCTTGCCAAAAACACCGGGCTTGGCCGCTTCGATGTGGCGCCCGACGCCATCTGA
- a CDS encoding phosphoglucosamine mutase: MVRRFFGTDGIRGRANAGNMTAGVAMQVGMAAGKLFTNGGHRHRVIIGKDTRLSGYMIENALVAGFTSVGMDVFLVGPMPTPAVAMLTRSLRCDLGVMISASHNAFHDNGIKLFGPDGYKLSDEIELEIEALMQAPVEQLLAGPAQIGRAKRLDGEQARYIEFAKRTLPRSMSLSGLRIVLDCANGAAYKVAPAVLWELGAEVITIGDDPDGTNINAGCGSTQPQALCDKVRELRADVGIALDGDADRVVLVDERGSIVQGDQLMAVVADSWRADDRLTQPGVVATVMSNLGLERYLESKGLGLVRTQVGDRYVVEHMRANGYNVGGEQSGHIILSDFVTTGDGLVSALQILSVVAREERSVSEICSRFEPVPQILKNVQFEGDSPLARDAVQEAIEAAKQRLGNQGRLVIRPSGTEPLIRVMAEGDDPALVETLVDELCETLRKAA, from the coding sequence GTGGTACGGCGTTTTTTCGGGACTGACGGCATTCGCGGGCGAGCCAATGCGGGCAACATGACTGCGGGCGTTGCGATGCAGGTCGGTATGGCCGCCGGCAAACTGTTCACCAATGGTGGCCATCGTCACCGCGTGATCATCGGCAAGGATACGCGCCTTTCCGGATACATGATTGAAAACGCGCTGGTCGCAGGCTTTACCTCGGTGGGCATGGATGTGTTCCTGGTCGGGCCTATGCCGACGCCGGCGGTTGCCATGCTGACGCGCTCGCTGCGCTGCGACCTTGGCGTGATGATTTCCGCCTCGCACAACGCCTTTCACGACAATGGCATCAAGCTTTTTGGTCCGGACGGCTACAAGCTGTCCGATGAGATCGAGCTTGAGATCGAAGCGCTGATGCAAGCGCCGGTTGAGCAGCTGTTGGCTGGCCCGGCACAGATTGGCCGCGCCAAGCGTCTTGATGGCGAGCAAGCGCGTTATATCGAATTCGCCAAGCGCACACTGCCGCGATCAATGAGCCTGTCAGGCCTGCGTATCGTGCTCGATTGCGCCAACGGCGCTGCCTACAAGGTCGCGCCAGCCGTGCTGTGGGAACTTGGCGCCGAGGTGATTACAATCGGTGATGATCCGGACGGTACGAACATCAATGCCGGCTGTGGGTCCACCCAGCCGCAGGCGCTATGCGACAAGGTTCGCGAGCTGCGCGCCGATGTTGGGATCGCGCTGGACGGCGATGCCGACCGCGTCGTTCTGGTCGATGAGCGCGGAAGCATCGTTCAGGGCGATCAGCTGATGGCCGTTGTGGCCGACAGCTGGCGCGCCGATGATCGGCTGACGCAACCAGGTGTTGTGGCAACCGTGATGTCGAATCTTGGCCTGGAGCGCTACCTGGAAAGTAAGGGCCTCGGGCTGGTGCGCACCCAAGTTGGTGACCGCTATGTGGTCGAGCATATGCGCGCCAATGGCTACAATGTTGGTGGCGAGCAGTCGGGGCACATTATTCTCTCTGATTTCGTGACCACCGGCGATGGGCTGGTCTCGGCGCTGCAAATTCTGTCGGTTGTGGCGCGCGAAGAGCGCAGCGTGTCGGAGATTTGCAGCCGCTTTGAGCCGGTGCCACAGATCCTTAAAAACGTGCAGTTTGAAGGCGACAGTCCGCTGGCGCGCGATGCCGTTCAAGAGGCGATTGAGGCGGCCAAGCAACGTTTGGGCAATCAAGGACGGCTAGTTATTCGACCCTCTGGCACCGAACCGCTGATCCGCGTGATGGCTGAGGGTGACGATCCGGCGCTGGTTGAGACGCTGGTTGACGAGCTGTGCGAAACACTTCGCAAAGCCGCCTAA
- the tilS gene encoding tRNA lysidine(34) synthetase TilS, translated as MLDRPSAAINDAWRTVGANLSRHSSLLLAVSGGPDSLAMLVGLAKLCEAGLLDATLSVQTIDHGLRPESAADAKMVGTVCGELGVKFQATKLGRKPFARNAQDWARTERYCALAKTAEDTQSVILTAHTADDQAETLLMRAARGTGSEGLAGIRTETFLQGARVFRPFLDWSRSDLHAVLDGTPWQPADDPSNQDESYTRVRFRRWLADAPMPDGARSVVDGLADTARIAGLENAALEHYALHFFQQVGGATHGFVDGRLALRAQPLAVQARFFRLSLSSVARSLGVPANDRALSFDLGRMVALARRIANESKGRWVGGGAVMDWQRDQDMERISAFGEAGRSGFPALDLGPGESARWDDRFEICNWTKHPLAIRAWQPGDPEPPLDRDGLSHAILASLPVAEHEGEVVATVGGPSQEDCRKAGMAFLGILPSELFT; from the coding sequence GTGCTAGACCGTCCATCTGCCGCCATCAATGATGCCTGGCGGACGGTCGGCGCCAATCTTTCACGCCATTCCTCTCTCCTGTTGGCGGTTTCTGGCGGCCCGGATTCTCTGGCGATGCTGGTCGGACTGGCCAAACTGTGTGAGGCGGGTTTGCTTGACGCAACCCTGAGCGTCCAAACGATTGATCATGGTTTGCGCCCAGAGTCCGCCGCTGATGCCAAGATGGTTGGCACAGTGTGTGGCGAGCTTGGTGTGAAGTTTCAGGCTACTAAACTCGGTCGCAAACCGTTTGCCCGAAACGCTCAAGACTGGGCGCGGACCGAGCGCTACTGCGCGTTGGCCAAAACAGCCGAAGACACACAATCGGTCATCTTGACGGCCCACACGGCGGACGATCAGGCCGAAACCCTGCTGATGCGCGCTGCGCGTGGCACCGGCAGCGAAGGGCTTGCTGGCATCCGCACCGAAACATTTTTGCAGGGCGCCCGTGTTTTCCGACCGTTTTTGGATTGGTCACGTAGCGACCTTCACGCCGTTCTCGACGGTACGCCATGGCAGCCAGCGGACGATCCTTCCAACCAGGATGAAAGTTACACGCGGGTGCGGTTTCGCCGCTGGCTTGCTGATGCCCCCATGCCCGACGGCGCGCGAAGCGTTGTCGATGGTCTGGCTGATACAGCGCGCATCGCGGGTTTGGAAAACGCGGCGCTGGAACACTACGCCCTACATTTTTTCCAGCAGGTTGGCGGCGCAACTCACGGCTTTGTCGATGGCCGTCTGGCCCTGCGCGCCCAGCCTCTCGCGGTTCAGGCCCGGTTTTTCCGCCTGTCCCTCTCATCTGTCGCCCGCAGCCTAGGCGTACCAGCGAACGATCGTGCCTTGTCTTTCGACTTAGGCCGGATGGTTGCGCTGGCGCGGCGCATCGCTAACGAATCGAAGGGCCGTTGGGTCGGTGGCGGCGCGGTCATGGATTGGCAGCGCGACCAAGACATGGAGCGCATTTCCGCCTTCGGCGAAGCGGGTCGATCAGGTTTCCCAGCGCTCGATTTGGGCCCTGGAGAGAGTGCGCGGTGGGACGATCGCTTTGAGATTTGCAATTGGACCAAACACCCGCTGGCCATTCGAGCATGGCAACCGGGCGATCCTGAGCCCCCACTGGATCGCGATGGTTTGAGTCACGCGATCCTGGCAAGCCTGCCCGTCGCTGAGCATGAGGGCGAGGTCGTTGCCACGGTCGGTGGCCCGAGCCAGGAGGATTGCCGCAAGGCGGGTATGGCCTTCCTTGGCATTTTGCCATCTGAGCTTTTCACATAA
- the ftsH gene encoding ATP-dependent zinc metalloprotease FtsH, which translates to MNSNFRNFALWVVIGLLLVALFNMFSGPTQQGGGSDIAYSQFLSEVDNGRIRDVTIMGQQITGVYTDGSQFQTFAPDDPNLVQDLTNAGVRISARPQDEGFSLFSVLISFGPMLLLIAVWIYFMRQMQGGAGGKAMGFGKSKAKLLTEAHGKVTFDDVAGIDEAKEDLEEIVEFLRDPQKFQRLGGRIPRGVLLVGPPGTGKTLTARAVAGEANVPFFTISGSDFVEMFVGVGASRVRDMFEQAKKNSPCIIFIDEIDAVGRHRGAGLGGGNDEREQTLNQLLVEMDGFEANEGVIIIAATNRPDVLDPALLRPGRFDRQIVVPNPDIVGREKILKVHVRNVPLAPDVDLKVLARGTPGFSGADLMNLVNEAALLAARRSKRLVTMSEFEDAKDKVMMGAERRTLVMTEEEKKLTAYHEAGHALVALHMPASDPIHKATIIPRGRALGMVMRLPEKDQVSLTRAKCYADLAVAMGGRVAEEEIFGYEKVTSGASGDIQMATKLAKAMATQFGMSDKLGPLLYGENQQEVFLGHSVAQNQSVSEATQQLVDEEVKAFVEQGYQTAKKITLDNIDQLHTIANGLLEYETLSGDEIKALLDGKPPVREDIDDTPTRSRGSAVPSAGHKPKDKGGDEGVGDMEPQPS; encoded by the coding sequence ATGAACTCCAACTTCCGTAATTTCGCCCTGTGGGTGGTGATCGGCCTGCTGCTGGTGGCGCTGTTCAACATGTTCTCCGGCCCGACCCAGCAAGGCGGTGGATCGGACATTGCCTATTCGCAGTTCCTCTCAGAAGTGGACAATGGACGCATCCGTGACGTGACCATTATGGGCCAGCAGATCACCGGTGTTTACACCGATGGAAGTCAGTTCCAGACCTTTGCCCCGGATGATCCCAACCTTGTGCAGGATCTCACCAATGCTGGCGTGCGCATCAGTGCACGACCGCAGGATGAAGGCTTCTCGCTGTTCTCGGTGCTGATTTCGTTCGGCCCGATGCTGCTGCTAATCGCCGTATGGATTTACTTCATGCGCCAGATGCAGGGCGGCGCGGGTGGCAAAGCAATGGGCTTTGGCAAGTCGAAGGCCAAGCTTCTAACCGAAGCGCATGGCAAGGTGACGTTTGACGACGTGGCCGGCATCGATGAAGCCAAAGAAGACTTGGAAGAGATTGTTGAGTTTCTGCGCGACCCGCAAAAGTTTCAGCGCCTTGGCGGTCGTATCCCACGTGGCGTGCTGCTTGTCGGCCCTCCGGGTACGGGTAAGACGCTGACCGCTCGTGCGGTTGCCGGCGAAGCCAATGTACCGTTCTTCACCATTTCCGGTTCGGACTTTGTGGAAATGTTCGTTGGTGTCGGTGCTTCTCGTGTGCGCGACATGTTTGAGCAGGCCAAAAAGAATTCACCTTGCATCATCTTCATCGATGAGATCGATGCAGTTGGTCGCCATCGTGGTGCCGGTCTTGGCGGCGGCAACGATGAGCGCGAGCAGACGCTGAACCAGTTGCTGGTTGAGATGGATGGCTTTGAAGCCAATGAAGGCGTGATCATAATCGCGGCGACCAACCGCCCCGATGTTCTTGACCCTGCATTGTTGCGTCCTGGCCGTTTCGACCGTCAGATCGTTGTGCCGAACCCCGATATTGTCGGCCGCGAAAAGATCCTGAAAGTGCATGTGCGCAATGTGCCGCTTGCACCGGATGTGGACTTGAAAGTGCTGGCACGCGGAACGCCTGGGTTCTCTGGTGCTGATCTGATGAACTTGGTCAATGAGGCTGCTCTGTTGGCCGCCCGCCGGTCCAAGCGTCTGGTCACGATGAGCGAGTTTGAGGACGCCAAGGACAAGGTGATGATGGGTGCGGAGCGCCGTACGCTGGTCATGACCGAGGAAGAGAAAAAGCTGACGGCTTATCACGAGGCCGGCCACGCCTTGGTGGCGTTGCACATGCCAGCGTCTGATCCGATCCATAAGGCGACCATCATTCCGCGCGGTCGTGCGCTGGGTATGGTGATGCGCTTGCCGGAAAAGGATCAGGTCTCGCTGACACGCGCCAAATGCTACGCCGATTTGGCCGTGGCGATGGGTGGCCGCGTGGCGGAAGAAGAAATCTTTGGCTACGAGAAAGTGACCTCCGGGGCCTCGGGCGATATCCAGATGGCAACCAAACTCGCCAAAGCGATGGCCACGCAGTTTGGCATGTCCGACAAGCTGGGTCCGTTGCTCTATGGCGAGAACCAGCAGGAAGTGTTCTTGGGCCATTCGGTGGCGCAGAACCAGTCTGTGTCGGAAGCCACGCAGCAATTGGTGGATGAAGAGGTCAAAGCCTTTGTCGAGCAAGGCTACCAGACGGCCAAGAAGATCACGCTGGACAATATCGACCAGCTCCACACCATCGCCAATGGTCTGTTGGAGTATGAGACCCTGTCCGGTGATGAGATCAAGGCGTTGCTGGATGGCAAGCCGCCTGTGCGCGAAGATATCGACGATACACCGACGCGCTCGCGTGGGTCGGCGGTACCAAGCGCCGGTCACAAGCCCAAAGACAAGGGCGGCGATGAAGGCGTTGGCGATATGGAGCCGCAGCCAAGCTAG
- the ybgF gene encoding tol-pal system protein YbgF codes for MTSLSRLFCLCLLSGSLAAPALAQVAPGQQVPLPPANVPGTVGGAGIQPVAPGTGSTGTFLAQSNPAADAQTNLRVDRLEGELRNLVGQMEQLMFQMRQLQDELTRAREDTEFRLRELEGNGITDGSGFPMERGANDGLQTNGNVTDEQLRDVLLARERGEPPRDLGTLSVGQDGQPVGGTIADPNGPLDLSSLTLNAAPEVRPQQPLSGAVASIDPLESLSPSDVYELGYDHVLRGDYGQAISTFTDFIDIYPEDRLRPNAHFWLGESHFAMGSYTPAAEQFLAVFNNYPEDIKVPDALLKLGMSLERLGAQQQACATFTKLLTDYPRAPQIVLDTARTEQGLAGC; via the coding sequence ATGACCTCCCTTTCCCGTTTGTTTTGCCTTTGTCTCCTGTCCGGATCGTTGGCCGCGCCTGCTTTGGCGCAAGTCGCGCCCGGCCAGCAGGTGCCCCTGCCGCCCGCGAATGTGCCGGGCACCGTTGGTGGGGCAGGCATTCAGCCGGTCGCCCCTGGCACAGGGTCTACCGGTACGTTCCTTGCTCAGTCCAATCCGGCTGCCGATGCGCAAACCAATCTGCGGGTCGACAGGCTTGAGGGCGAGTTGCGCAATTTGGTCGGGCAGATGGAACAGCTCATGTTTCAGATGCGCCAGCTGCAGGATGAGCTGACACGGGCACGTGAGGACACTGAGTTTCGGCTGCGGGAATTGGAAGGCAATGGCATCACCGATGGCTCAGGTTTTCCGATGGAGCGTGGCGCGAACGATGGCCTGCAAACCAATGGTAATGTGACCGACGAGCAATTGCGCGACGTGCTGTTGGCGCGCGAGCGTGGAGAGCCGCCGCGCGATCTTGGCACTTTGAGTGTCGGCCAGGATGGTCAGCCCGTAGGCGGGACCATCGCCGATCCGAACGGGCCGCTTGATCTTTCCTCGCTCACGCTGAACGCCGCGCCGGAAGTCCGGCCCCAGCAACCCTTGAGCGGTGCAGTGGCAAGCATTGATCCGCTGGAAAGCCTCAGCCCGTCCGACGTCTACGAACTTGGCTATGATCATGTTTTGCGTGGCGATTACGGCCAGGCGATTTCGACCTTCACCGATTTCATCGACATCTATCCAGAAGATCGCTTGCGCCCGAATGCCCATTTCTGGCTTGGGGAATCGCATTTCGCGATGGGATCCTACACACCGGCAGCCGAGCAGTTCTTGGCGGTTTTCAACAACTACCCTGAAGACATCAAAGTGCCCGACGCGCTGTTGAAGCTCGGCATGAGCTTGGAGCGCCTGGGCGCGCAGCAGCAAGCCTGCGCGACCTTCACCAAGCTGTTGACCGACTATCCGCGGGCGCCGCAGATCGTGCTCGACACCGCTCGCACAGAGCAGGGCCTTGCTGGGTGCTAG
- the pal gene encoding peptidoglycan-associated lipoprotein Pal yields the protein MTRLSALTNVSLFARLFMATFFALFLAACASTTPDQLPLSQQAAPPGSAQDFTVNVGDRVFFETDSTVLTAEGRLTLDRQAAWLAQYAQYAVQVEGHADERGTREYNLALGARRAATTRDYLISRGVSPARLSTVSYGKERPVATCNDITCWSQNRRAVTVLQGG from the coding sequence ATGACCCGCCTTTCGGCTCTGACCAATGTCAGCCTTTTCGCCCGCCTTTTCATGGCGACGTTTTTTGCCCTGTTTTTGGCCGCGTGCGCATCGACGACGCCGGATCAATTGCCGCTGTCGCAGCAGGCCGCGCCTCCGGGCAGCGCGCAGGACTTCACCGTCAATGTTGGCGACCGGGTTTTCTTTGAAACCGACTCCACTGTGTTGACGGCGGAAGGTCGGCTGACGCTGGATCGCCAGGCGGCCTGGCTTGCGCAATATGCCCAGTATGCCGTGCAGGTTGAAGGTCACGCCGATGAGCGCGGCACCCGCGAGTACAATCTGGCGCTTGGCGCCCGCCGGGCTGCCACGACCCGCGACTATCTGATTTCGCGTGGTGTCTCGCCAGCTCGTCTTTCGACCGTCTCCTACGGTAAGGAGCGGCCCGTTGCGACCTGCAACGACATTACCTGCTGGTCGCAGAACCGTCGCGCCGTCACGGTGCTGCAGGGCGGCTAA